The following proteins are co-located in the Xiphophorus hellerii strain 12219 chromosome 2, Xiphophorus_hellerii-4.1, whole genome shotgun sequence genome:
- the kcnc1b gene encoding LOW QUALITY PROTEIN: potassium voltage-gated channel subfamily C member 1b (The sequence of the model RefSeq protein was modified relative to this genomic sequence to represent the inferred CDS: deleted 1 base in 1 codon), whose protein sequence is MGLSDDKDRIVINVGGIRHQTYRSTLRTLPGTRLSWLAEPDAPNHFDYDAKIEEFFFDRHPGVFAHILNYYRTGKLHCPADVCGPLYEEELAFWGIDETDVEPCCWMTYRQHREAEEALDSFGGGGLLDLGSEDPEPEPEHEDDDEMTRRLAQGDSPDVRSGSLWSRWQKRVWALFEDPYSSKYARWIALASLFFILVSITTFCLETHEAFNPIVNRTETEVLDNETVVSTYQETETAAYLTYIEGVCVVWFTFEFLMRITFCPNKFDFIRNALNIIDFVAILPFYLEVSLSGLSSKAAKDVLGFLRVVRFVRILRIFKLTRHFVGLRVLGHTLRASTNEFLLLIIFLALGVLIFATMIYYAERIGADPNDPRASEHTQFKNIPIGFWWAVVTMTTLGYGDMYPQTTFGMLVGALCALAGVLTIAMPVPVIVNNFGMYYSLAMAKQKLPKKKNRHIPRAPQPGSPNYCKSSISSQHPSPIPHDDVFEIKFQDSKLNGEAANAALANEDCPHIDQAISPEEIFSPSERERPCFLVTTAEHPNHTGGRVRRENQRQHRSRQPTELDELCPQSLWPIANL, encoded by the exons ATGGGCCTGAGCGACGACAAGGATCGCATTGTGATAAACGTAGGAGGGATCAGACATCAGACATACCGCAGTACCCTGCGCACCCTACCTGGAACCCGCTTGTCCTGGCTGGCCGAGCCTGATGCGCCCAACCACTTCGACTATGACGCCAAGATCGAGGAGTTCTTCTTCGACCGCCACCCGGGCGTTTTTGCACACATCCTTAATTACTACAGGACGGGTAAACTGCACTGCCCGGCCGACGTCTGCGGGCCGCTGTATGAGGAGGAGCTGGCCTTCTGGGGCATCGATGAGACAGACGTGGAGCCATGCTGCTGGATGACCTATCGACAGCACCGGGAGGCAGAGGAGGCCCTTGATAGTTTCGGCGGAGGGGGTCTGTTAGACCTGGGGAGCGAGGATCCGGAGCCAGAGCCGGAgcatgaggatgatgatgagatGACGAGGAGGCTGGCGCAGGGGGATTCACCTGATGTGAGGAGTGGCAGCCTGTGGAGCCGCTGGCAGAAACGGGTCTGGGCTCTGTTCGAGGATCCATACTCTTCAAAATATGCCAGG tGGATCGCTCTGGCCTCGCTTTTCTTCATTCTGGTGTCTATCACCACCTTCTGTCTGGAGACCCACGAAGCCTTCAACCCGATTGTGAACCGCACCGAGACGGAAGTGCTGGACAATGAAACGGTGGTGAGCACATACCAGGAGACAGAGACGGCGGCCTACCTCACCTACATCGAGGGCGTCTGCGTTGTGTGGTTCACTTTTGAGTTTCTGATGCGAATAACTTTCTGTCCGAACAAATTTGACTTCATTCGGAATGCGCTCAACATCATCGACTTTGTGGCCATCCTGCCCTTCTACCTGGAGGTGAGCCTCAGTGGGCTGTCCTCCAAGGCAGCGAAAGACGTGCTGGGATTCCTGAGAGTTGTCCGCTTTGTGCGGATCCTGCGTATCTTCAAGTTAACCCGTCACTTTGTGGGGCTGCGAGTTCTGGGTCACACTCTGAGGGCCAGCACCAACgagttcctcctcctcattaTTTTTCTTGCTCTTGGCGTCCTCATCTTTGCCACAATGATCTACTACGCAGAACGCATTGGAGCCGACCCCAACGACCCGAGAGCCAGTGAGCATACACAGTTCAAGAACATCCCAATT GGATTCTGGTGGGCGGTGGTGACGATGACGACCCTCGGCTACGGAGACATGTACCCTCAGACGACCTTTGGCATGCTGGTTGGAGCCCTGTGTGCCCTGGCAGGTGTGCTGACCATCGCCATGCCAGTACCAGTAATTGTCAACAACTTTGGAATGTACTACTCCCTGGCAATGGCTAAACAGAAactaccaaagaaaaaaaacaggcataTCCCCAGAGCGCCCCAACCAGGCTCCCCTAACTATTGTAAGTCCAGCATCAGCTCCCAGCATCCAAGCCCTATACCCCATGACGATGTGTTTGAGATCAAATTTCAAG ATTCCAAGCTGAACGGCGAAGCGGCTAACGCAGCACTGGCCAACGAAGACTGCCCGCACATAGACCAGGCCATTTCTCCAGAGGAGATCTTCAGCCCCAGCGAGCGAGAGCGGCCCTGCTTCTTGGTCACCACGGCTGAACACCCCAACCACACGGGGGGCAGAGTGAGGAGGG aGAACCAACGACAGCACCGGAGCAGACAACCAACAGA ATTGGACGAGCTGTGCCCACAGAGTCTTTGGCCTATCGCCAACCTCTGA
- the LOC116732108 gene encoding CD81 antigen-like isoform X2: MMLVGFLGCYGAIQESQCLLGTFFFFLVILFACEVAAAIWGFMNRDTMSKELINFYDAAYIKAVDVAGSPSKDAAIGVLGAFHTTLNCCGKGDDTPLFMQVRSTLCPSGILSAPKPKSCHSELVALFSEKLHLIGLAALVVAVIMIFEMIFTMVLCCGIRNSPGSLLSV; this comes from the exons ATGATGCTTGTGGGATTCTTGGGATGTTACGGTGCCATTCAGGAATCTCAGTGTCTGCTAGGAACG tttttcttctttttggtgATCCTCTTTGCCTGTGAAGTGGCTGCAGCAATCTGGGGCTTCATGAACAGGGACACT ATGTCCAAAGAGCTGATTAATTTCTATGACGCTGCGTACATCAAGGCTGTGGATGTCGCTGGGTCCCCAAGTAAAGACGCAGCCATCGGTGTGCTGGGTGCCTTCCACACTACG CTAAACTGCTGTGGGAAAGGCGATGACACTCCTCTATTCATGCAAGTCCGCTCCACCTTGTGTCCCTCAGGAATACTTTCTGCGCCAAAACCCAAG AGCTGCCACAGCGAACTCGTCGCTCTGTTCTCCGAGAAGCTCCACCTCATCGGCCTGGCCGCGCTGGTGGTTGCCGTCATCATG ATCTTTGAGATGATCTTCACCATGGTGCTCTGCTGTGGGATTCGCAACAGCCCAGGGAGTTTACTAAGCGTTTAA
- the LOC116732108 gene encoding CD81 antigen-like isoform X1, whose amino-acid sequence MAVAGCTKCIKYMLFFFNFIFWLAGGVILGVALWLRHDSQTSNLLILQFEGQQAPSTFYISVYILIAVGAVMMLVGFLGCYGAIQESQCLLGTFFFFLVILFACEVAAAIWGFMNRDTMSKELINFYDAAYIKAVDVAGSPSKDAAIGVLGAFHTTLNCCGKGDDTPLFMQVRSTLCPSGILSAPKPKSCHSELVALFSEKLHLIGLAALVVAVIMIFEMIFTMVLCCGIRNSPGSLLSV is encoded by the exons ATGGCTGTGGCGGGCTGTACgaaatgcataaaatatatgttattcttctttaattttattttctgg CTGGCCGGAGGTGTGATCTTAGGAGTGGCCCTGTGGTTACGCCATGACAGTCAAACCAGCAACCTCCTCATACTTCAGTTTGAAGGCCAGCAGGCGCCGAGCACCTTTTACATCA GCGTCTACATACTGATCGCTGTCGGAGCTGTCATGATGCTTGTGGGATTCTTGGGATGTTACGGTGCCATTCAGGAATCTCAGTGTCTGCTAGGAACG tttttcttctttttggtgATCCTCTTTGCCTGTGAAGTGGCTGCAGCAATCTGGGGCTTCATGAACAGGGACACT ATGTCCAAAGAGCTGATTAATTTCTATGACGCTGCGTACATCAAGGCTGTGGATGTCGCTGGGTCCCCAAGTAAAGACGCAGCCATCGGTGTGCTGGGTGCCTTCCACACTACG CTAAACTGCTGTGGGAAAGGCGATGACACTCCTCTATTCATGCAAGTCCGCTCCACCTTGTGTCCCTCAGGAATACTTTCTGCGCCAAAACCCAAG AGCTGCCACAGCGAACTCGTCGCTCTGTTCTCCGAGAAGCTCCACCTCATCGGCCTGGCCGCGCTGGTGGTTGCCGTCATCATG ATCTTTGAGATGATCTTCACCATGGTGCTCTGCTGTGGGATTCGCAACAGCCCAGGGAGTTTACTAAGCGTTTAA